In the Cryptococcus neoformans var. neoformans JEC21 chromosome 1, complete sequence genome, one interval contains:
- a CDS encoding pelota, putative gives MKLINKHIEKDGSGYVTLRPEDDEDMWHVYNLISEGDRVRAMAVRRVQTVSSTGSSDSYRVRTNLTLEVTKTTFSPAASSSQGNGQGEKKEPTASLQISGKVVEENEFVKMGAYHTLDLEANRDFRLTKETGWDSVALERIQESTQEGRGAEVGAIVCGEGTAALCLLSEHMTVIRQRIDMPVPRKRKGGTSGHDKAVENFLSTVYQAILRLIPFQTLKAIVIASPGFTRDALYEYIFQQATLQSNKPLLASRSKWIKVHSTTSHVHGLVEALKAPEVAKMLAGAKFAKEGLGLDKFHKMLATDELRAWYGPEHVALAVDRGAVGTLLISDDLFRSSDPATRTHYVKMVESVRAVGGEVLIFSSMHESGQQLNMLTGIAAILTYPLDIEVVEMEEKEEKERIEREKAEKELAEES, from the exons ATGAAGCTCATCAACAAGCATATAGAGAAGGATGGTTCG GGTTATGTCACCCTCAGGccggaagatgacgaggatatGTGGCATGTGTACAACCTTATTTCCGAG GGTGACCGCGTCCGCGCCATGGCAGTTCGCAGAGTCCAGACAGTCTCTTCAACAGGTTCCTCCGACTCTTACCGCGTCCGCACCAACTTGACTCTTGAAGTGACAAAAACGACATTCTCGCCGGCCGCATCGAGTAGCCAAGGGAATGGACagggggagaagaaggagccgACAGCGAGTTTACAGATCTCggggaaagtggtggaggagaatgaGTTTGTTAAGATGGGAGCGTATCACACTTTAGATCTTGAGG CGAACAGAGATTTTAGGTTGACAAAGGAGACTGGATGGGATTCTGTAGCCCTTGAACGTATACAGGAAAGTACGCAAGAAGGCAGAGGGGCGGAAGTGGGCGCTATCGTCTGCGGCGAAG GCACTGCAGCTCTTTGTCTCCTGTCAGAACACATGACTGTCATTCGACAACGGATAGACATGCCCGTCCCGCGTAAACGCAAAGGTGGAACATCGGGGCATGACAAGGCTGTCGAAAATTTCTTGTCTACAGTGTACCAAGCTATCCTCCGCCTTATTCCCTTCCAAACACTCAAAGCAATCGTCATTGCCTCTCCTGGATTTACGAGAGACGCGCTGTACGAATACATTTTCCAGCAAGCGACATTACAGTCGAATAAACCGTTGTTGGCGAGTCGATCAAAGTGGATAAAGGTGCATTCGACGACGAGCCATGTACATGGGTTGGTAGAGGCTTTGAAAGCGCCGGAAGTGGCAAAGATGTTGGCCGGTGCTAAATTTGCCAAGGAAGGTCTTGGACTGGATAA ATTCCATAAGATGCTAGCAACGGATGAATTACGAGCATGGTACGGGCCAGAACACGTCGCTCTCGCCGTTGATCGCGGAGCGGTTGGTaccctcctcatctctgATGATCTCTTCCGATCATCTGACCCCGCCACCCGAACACACTATGTGAAAATGGTTGAATCTGTCCGGGCCGTAGGCGGCGAAGTGCTCATTTTCTCTTCGATGCATGAATCTGGCCAACAGTTGAATATGTTGACCGGTATAGCGGCAATTTTGACGTACCCATTGGATAtcgaggtggtggagatggaggaaaaagaggagaaagaaaggattgagagggagaaggctGAAAAGGAGCTGGCGGAAGAGAGTTAG
- a CDS encoding expressed protein produces the protein MSIPTTSTPTSGSSPTSSPINRWIPSNPFDLPETRELIAQKVAMGEITDHDVAIMEKGYKWMIYTPPATAISFTFLIWQLMKKQYPRPRMITRLFWGGLSAGAGGLLGFGAAGVAAAMEVEDKVEDVERKSRVFEEITEHSHALQESRLALSRPAPPLAVTSPSLTPAMRQAANRGDSRLPRDFEFPNETEEERKERERRMLEGLKLGKERVEEETKGTLGWVKGLFGSK, from the exons ATGTCCATTCCGACCACATCGACACCTACTTCTGGATCCTCCccaacctcctcgcctATTAATAGATGGATCCCCTCAAACCCTTTCGACCTCCCCGAAACAAGAGAACTCATCGCCCAGAAGGTGGCTATGG gtgagattaCGGATCATGATGTCGCTATCATGGAGAAAGGTTATAAGTGGATGATTTACACTCCCCCC GCCACAGCAATCTCATTCACATTCCTGATTTGGCAACTTATGAAGAAGCAGTATCCTCGTCCAAGGATGATCACTCGTCTTTTCTGGGGTGGGCTTTCCGCCGGAGCGGGTGGGTTGCTAGGCTTTGGCGCGGCTGGTGTGGCGGCTGCaatggaagtggaggataaggtggaagatgtggaGCG AAAATCCCGCGTTTTCGAAGAAATCACTGAACACTCTCACGCTCTACAAGAATCTCGACTTGCCCTTTCCCGTCCTGCACCTCCACTAGCCGTcacttccccttctctcaCACCTGCGATGAGACAAGCTGCCAACCGGGGTGATTCGCGGTTACCGAGAGATTTCGAGTTTCCTAatgagacggaggaggagaggaaggagagggagaggaggatgttggAGGGATTGAAGCttgggaaggaaagggtaGAAGAGGAGACAAAAGGGACTTTGGGATGGGTGAAAGGTTTGTTTGGATCCAAGTAG
- a CDS encoding mRNA export factor elf1, putative, translated as MSPVVAPSTALPPSTHLEKLTALANAPSNVEAKSIADGIALDLKKAPRTLDALQDARIVDVVLAWASSKSGYERESSVVLVERICRSLGSGIEGVFLPLIPAILNLAMDKGQPVRSAVNSAMTSLIKATAPEGARKVFEVLTRVLEETKGWRTKIAALKAMEGLVKPGAEDYVANELGTVIPVVEHAMHDTKAEVSTAARKAATTLCGILPNADVLKHVNLLVSAMASPAAVPSTIKGLSSTTFVAEVNGPTLAVMVPLLTRALKERSTDTQRMTCVVIGNLVKLVRDPTVAARYLGPLFGGVQQIATGAAFPEIRAFAQTALDILIGAGASASATPLPPRDVILSVTEALTVMAPHLQIPGFPAHPSIPLSASLPNSPVIAHAVEYQANVVADLVDLRRWDAYIWEGKALGSFMKLLQGAEEGAKATAEIRKAFMDIDKAKYSPPEEDDGSEGQLLCDIQFSLAYGGLLLLNHTNLKLRRGRRYGICAANGAGKSTLMKAIRDGKVEGFPPQEELRTIMVEHALQGEDTSMAIIDFIAADPKLTHKTRAEMAAMLLSLGFSEEKQQDPVASLSGGWKMKLELAKAMLIGADILLLDEPTNHLDVQTVAWLEEYVCSLHDITCMIVSHDSGFLDNVCTDIIHYESKKLVYYPGNLSKFVEKVPSAKSYYTLAATSIKFTFPPPGNLVGVRSNTRAILKLTNCTFTYPGAPRPSIKNASCSLSLSSRVGIVGPNGAGKSTLIKLLTGETVPQEGSVHKHPALRVGYVAQHAFHHINQHLDKTAVQYIQWRYQDGHDREMMEKATRVLTDEDKEMMERPIEGKNGELRKIEYILGRQKLKKSFQYEVKFRGYDHRYNAWIGRDVLIEKGFQKLITQFDDLESSREGAGMRDTGANAVREVLEAVGLDGDIAQYNEMSGLSGGQKVKVVIAASMFNRPQCLFLDEPTNFLDREALGGLAVAIKEWGGAVCIISHSTEFVTALCPEIWHVDGGVLTHQGKVALVEDAFDDPSRPGSRVASKAGTPRTMPSTPGTATGTATPAESVATDGTVDDVADGLAKLMEKKKKKKKMTRNELKAQEERRRLRKLNWLNYGGEREPDTDDE; from the exons ATGTCTCCCGTCGTAGCTCCTTCCACCGCCCTCCCACCTTCCACCCACCTTGAGAAACTCACCGCCCTTGCCAACGCGCCTTCCAACGTCGAAGCCAAGTCTATCGCCGACGGCATCGCCCTGGACCTCAAAAAGGCCCCGCGCACTCTTGACGCTCTCCAGGATGCTCGTATCGTCGATGTCGTCCTTGCCTGggcttcctccaagtctgGATACGAGCGCGAGTCTTCTGTTGTCCTTGTGGAGCGTATTTGTCGTTCCCTCGGATCTGGTATCGAAGgtgtcttccttcctttaATCCCTGCGATCTTGAACCTTGCCATGGACAAGGGCCAACCTGTGAGGAGCGCAGTGAACAGTGCGATGACCAGTTTGATCAAGGCTACCGCTCCTGAGGGTGCGCGAAAGGTTTTTGAGGTGCTTACCAGGGTTTTGGAGGAAACCAAGGGTTGGAGAACCAAGATTGCGGCCTTGAAGGCGATGGAGGGGCTCGTCAAGCCCGGTGCGGAAGATTATGTTGCCAACGAGTTGGGTACCGTCATCCCTGTTGTTGAGCATGCCATGCACGACACCAAGGCCGAG GTCTCTACCGCCGCTCGAAAAGCCGCGACTACTCTTTGTGGTATCCTTCCCAACGCTGATGTACTCAAGCACGTCAACCTCCTCGTTTCCGCCATGGCTTCCCCGGCTGCTGTGCCCTCTACCATCAAGGGtctttcctccaccaccttcgtCGCCGAAGTCAACGGCCCCACCCTTGCCGTCATGGTTCCGCTTTTGACCCGTGCCCTCAAGGAGCGTTCCACCGACACTCAACGAATGACCTGTGTCGTTATCGGTAACCTTGTCAAGCTCGTCCGCGATCCTACCGTCGCCGCCCGATACCTCGGTCCTCTCTTTGGCGGTGTCCAGCAAATCGCCACCGGTGCCGCCTTCCCCGAGATTCGAGCCTTCGCTCAGACTGCCCTCGACATTCTTATCGGCGCTGGTGCCTCTGCCAGTGCCACTCCCTTGCCCCCTCGAGACGTTATCCTTTCTGTCACCGAAGCCCTTACCGTCATggctcctcatcttcaaattcCCGGCTTCCCCGCTCACCCTTCCATCCCCCTTTCCGCCTCGCTCCCCAACAGCCCTGTCATCGCCCACGCTGTCGAGTATCAAGCCAACGTTGTGGCCGACCTCGTCGACCTTCGTCGATGGGACGCTTACATCTGGGAAGGCAAGGCTCTTGGTTCATTCATGAAGCTCCTCCAAGgtgctgaagaaggtgctAAAGCCACCGCCGAGATCCGCAAGGCATTCATGGACATTGACAAGGCCAAATATTCTCCTCccgaggaggacgacggGTCCGAGGGTCAGTTGTTGTGTGACATCCAATTCTCCCTTGCTTATGGCGGTTTGCTCTTGCTCAACCACACCAACTTGAAGTTGAGGCGAGGCAGGAGGTATGGTATCTGTGCCGCCAACGGTGCCGGCAAGTCCACATTAATGAAGGCTATCCGTGACGGTAAAGTCGAGGGCTTCCCTCCCCAGGAAGAGCTTAGGACGATTATGGTTGAGCATGCCCTTCAGGGCGAGGATACTTCCATGGCTATCATTGACTTCATCGCCGCCGACCCCAAGCTTACGCACAAGACCAGGGCCGAGATGGCTGCGATGCTCTTGTCCCTCGGTTTCTCGGAGGAGAAACAGCAAGACCCAGTGGCATCTCTTTCCGGtggttggaagatgaaattgGAATTGGCCAAGGCCATGTTGATCGGTGCCGACATTCTTTTGCT CGACGAACCTACTAACCACTTGGACGTCCAAACTGTCGCTTGGCTTGAGGAATACGTCTGCAGCTTGCACGACATCACCTGTATGATCGTCTCGCACGACTCTGGTTTCCTCGACAACGTTTGTACCGACATTATCCACTATgaaagcaagaagctcgTGTATTACCCCGGTAACCTCTCCAAGTTTGTCGAAAAGGTCCCTTCTGCCAAGTCCTACTACACTCTTGCCGCTACTTCTATCAAGTTCACCTTCCCTCCCCCTGGTAACCTCGTCGGTGTCCGATCCAATACACGAGCGATCCTCAAACTTACCAACTGTACATTCACCTATCCTGGTGCCCCCAGACCTTCTATCAAGAATGCTTCTTgctccctctccctttcttcccGAGTCGGTATCGTCGGTCCCAACGGTGCCGGTAAATCTACCCTCATCAAGCTCCTCACCGGTGAGACTGTCCCACAAGAAGGTTCAGTACACAAGCATCCTGCTCTTCGTGTCGGTTACGTCGCCCAGCACGCGTTCCACCATATCAACCAGCACTTGGACAAGACCGCTGTACAGTACATCCAGTGGCGATACCAGGATGGTCACGATagggagatgatggagaaggctACCCGTGTCCTGACTGACGAGGACAAGGAAATGATGGAACGCCCTATtgaagggaagaatggcGAATTGAGAAAGATTGAATACATCCTCGGTCGACAAAAGCTTAAAAAGTCTTTCCAGTACGAAGTCAAGTTCAGGGGTTACGACCACAGGTACAATGCCTGGATCGGGCGAGATGTCTTGATCGAAAAGGGTTTCCAGAAACTTATCACCCAATTCGATGACTTGGAGTCTTCTAGGGAAGGTGCGGGTATGAGGGATACTGGTGCAAATGCTGTCAGGGAGGTTTTGGAAGCTGTGGGTTTGGACGGCGATATCGCGCAGTATAACGAGATGTCTGGTTTGTCCGGTGGACAAAAGGTCAAGGTCGTCATCGCAGCTTCCATGTTTAATCG ACCTCAATGTCTCTTCCTCGACGAACCTACCAACTTCTTGGACCGAGAAGCCCTCGGTGGTCTCGCTGTCGCTATCAAAGAATGGGGAGGTGCCGTCTGCATCATCTCGCACTCTACCGAATTCGTGACTGCCCTCTGTCCCGAAATCTGGCACGTTGACGGCGGTGTACTTACCCACCAGGGTAAAGTCGCCCTCGTCGAAGACGCCTTTGATGACCCCTCCCGGCCCGGATCCCGAGTGGCTAGCAAGGCTGGCACACCTAGGACTATGCCCAGTACTCCCGGTACGGCTACAGGCACGGCTACTCCCGCCGAGAGTGTGGCGACGGATGGAACGGTGGATGATGTCGCCGATGGTTTGGCCaagttgatggagaagaagaaaaagaagaagaagatgaccaGGAATGAGTTGAAGGCtcaggaggagaggaggaggttgagaaaATTGAACTGGCTTAATTATGGTG GTGAGCGTGAGCCCGACACGGATGACGAgtga
- a CDS encoding pyridoxal reductase, putative, with the protein MHKESFNHRPRNEDHYHHIQAILTYFGTMSATTSPTTLVAGKTVGRLGYGLMGLSSWNLLVDPVPFPQEDAFAAMKTAVDSGANCWSTATFYGPPTDPTANLKLIRAFFDKYPEYISKVVLIVKGGMDVRSRSPAKGDDIEFFRNEIEQVKAILGDKELDVYSLARIGGTAVETTFTNMAQLIKEGAVKAIGVSEMSAASLEKAHKICPISINEIEVSLFSYEPSIRDSVAWCTAHSVPILAYSPLGRGQLTRRYRSLEDIPAGDFRTMFPRFQGQAFYDNQKLVDQVEEIAKKKGVTAGQLSLAWVLAQSEFAIPIPGSRNVDRVRENASATDVKLNNEEVEALNKLASAFEVQGARYPEMFQKDLMK; encoded by the exons ATGCACAAAGAGTCGTTCAATCACAGACCCCGGAACGAGGATCACTACCATCACATTCAGGCTATACTTACATACTTCGGCACAATGTCTGCTACTACCTCTCCTACTACCCTTGTCGCGGGTAAGACTGTCGGTCGACTAGG CTATGGTCTCATGGGCCTTTCTTCCTGGAATCTTCTAGTTGACCCTGTGCCTTTCCCCCAGGAAGATGCTTTTGCAGCCATGAA GACGGCTGTAGACTCTGGTGCCAATTGCTGGTCTACTGCCACTTTCTATGGGCCCCCCACCGATCCCACGGCCAACCTTAAGCTGATCAGAGCCTTTTTCGACAAGTACCCCGAGTATATCTCCAAGGTTGTCCTGATCGTGAAAGGCGGAATGGATGTTAGGTCGCGGTCTCCTGCTAAGGGCGATGA CATCGAATTCTTCCGAAATGAAATCGAACAAGTGAAGGCCATTCTGGGCGACAAGGAATTGGACGTATATTCTCTCGCTCGGATTGGTGGCACTGCCGTGGAGACCACCTTCACTAACATGGCTCAACTCATAAAGGAGGGGGCCGTCAAGGCTATCGGTGTCAGTGAGATGTCGGCCGCTTCTCTCGAGAAAGCTCACAAG ATCTGTCCCATTTCCATCAACGAAATCGAAGTCTCCTTATTCTCATACGAACCCTCAATTCGCGACTCTGTCGCCTGGTGTACAGCCCACTCTGTCCCGATTTTGGCTTATTCCCCCCTCGGGCGCGGCCAACTCACACGTAGATACAGGTCTCTTGAGGATATCCCTGCAGGTGATTTCAGAACCATGTTTCCTAGGTTCCAGGGCCAAGCGTTCTATGATAACCAAAAATTGGTGGATCAAGTTGAGGAAATtgcgaagaaaaagggtgTAACTGCTGGGCAATTGTCGTTGGCTTGGGTTCTTGCTCAATCAGAGTTT GCGATTCCTATCCCCGGGTCACGCAACGTAGATCGTGTTCGAGAGAACGCCTCCGCCACAGatgtcaagctcaacaatGAAGAAGTCGAGGCTCTTAACAAGCTGGCTTCGGCTTTCGAGGTTCAAGGTGCTCGTTACCCCGAGATGTTCCAAAAAGATCTG ATGAAGTGA
- a CDS encoding two-component sensor molecule, putative: MPAEDVDNATLAPATPLAIAMQSNDQIKANTKANSKSRTRFAPSRLSSVWRSLVSHLTPPSHPSTTSESALGSSLRNTTDNMYYEDGSAVRHLPLELLNPKVGTDSRHKRKGVSDTKNSGSRGGLRHRLRGSQANSNSRYGDDDDMSAKPSEPVSRIVVDNNFEHFTPAVPRSDSGYGSGRTPATNGTPGGGEIGDDEDEEGTRGQRSDGASTTQRRSSAAAQWIQKNVVVEWVTDRLWPNVKHFLDSSYPEPSKEHSFQKELWFTQKQGALASSLFFLINYALTVGLLPRPFSNFDWIAYLGIGGVFTLPILPLIVLDWPRRHPRIWQPIIFLACWVFAYILIVEMHLCGFFTDNNQCGSRNFLNLLGFAFGQPTLALLTMKEDRGMAVAGASIWIILTGGLTMTQKNSPTLFYRNIVFFALFHAFLIGASFLKERSDRQMFALRQQLKIQYRATQSAQVMERRAADSKKRFVSYIFHEVRVPLNTALLAVQNLQGERVFENVQQDQAEMVDGLISSLSMMEKVLNDVLSFNRMESGKFAQARKPFDFHKSIQLVALSHRTQAQMAGISLEVELDSDIDKIGGIFVGDEMRLRQVASNLVSNSIKFTDQGSVRIVTKLLYPRLEPTPATEPDDPLRQAAINLQRQQEIEESEKARSGTPTRSFPANPHSLPSHPRSRPDSAKGTHGHTLMDLEKGSVTMEQKRMSRESGRDKEKEEEKKKVQKAVVRVEIHDTGVGLKKTDVMDGDLFSPYVQTEIGRRQGGKGSGLGLALVRQIVKLSGGRLGVESEFGKGSMFWFELPYSLPPPPKARPGSSKGDRMGGIGIGGGAPGVSHPVASGSGGKPAFGLVMPLSSSSNSTFVPLSLNTGIPHGPNLGVMGTDAASAGEGVGGDDERGPPKRPGTMVRIMSGATMMSSTMEKGTSPTSANSERPAIGTTDSTMPLLPVEPRMSAEEAITAGGVPQSPSTSSHSTTQEPFIDPFSPISYTTLRERRSSEWSEEMGRAAASVEKLESERAVTGMGLGMGVGQAAEIKLKTRGMQEQPETKEDPPAEMPLSSLVVDDDKLTRMLMSRMLTRLGHHVTTAENGKIASEMIKDMFENKEGAIKFDIVFLDNQMPLMSGVEVARAVREMNCPIYIVGCTGNALREDQDEYMAAGADTILTKPIHQKHLIEMIRDARRRVAGETQPRYMDYADESPMSPVHMRDPLPRMS; the protein is encoded by the exons ATGCCAGCAGAAGATGTTGACAATGCTACACTCGCGCCTGCCACGCCGCTTGCCATTGCCATGCAATCGAACGATCAAATAAAAGCAAACACCAAGGCCAACTCTAAATCCAGAACACGTTTCGCCCCTTCTCGTCTCTCGTCGGTGTGGCGTTCACTTGTGTCCCACCTTACTCCGCCCTCGCATCCGTCCACAACATCTGAGTCCGCTTTGGGTTCATCGCTAAGGAACACGACGGATAACATGTACTATGAAGATGGGTCGGCGGTACGACACTTGCCGTTGGAGCTGTTGAATCCCAAGGTTGGCACAGATAGTAGACACAAACGGAAAGGTGTTTCAGACACAAAAAACAGTGGTTCAAGGGGTGGATTGAGGCACAGATTGCGCGGAAGTCAGGCGAATAGTAACTCGAGGTACggtgacgacgatgatatGTCCGCCAAGCCGAGCGAACCTGTGTCGAGGATTGTCGTCGACAATAATTTCGAACACTTTACGCCTGCAGTTCCTAGGAGTGATTCAGGCTATGGCTCAGGTCGGACACCTGCGACGAATGGCACGCCTGGAGGTGGCGAAATTGGagacgacgaagacgaagaagggacAAGAGGCCAGAGAAGTGATGGAGCGAGTACGACGCAGAGACGGAGTAGTGCAGCTGCACAGTGGATACAGAAGAATGTGGTGGTAGAATGGGTCACTGATAGGCTTTGGCCCAACGTCAAGCATTTCTTGGATTCGAGTTATCCTGAACCCAGTAAAGAGCATTCTTTCCAGAAGGAG CTTTGGTTCACTCAAAAGCAAGGtgctcttgcttcttctttgttttTCCTTATCAACTACGCCCTCACCGTCGGCCTTTTGCCCAGGCCCTTCTCAAACTTTGACTGGATTGCATACCTCGGTATTGGCGGTGTCTTCActctccccatccttcctcttaTCGTTCTTGACTGGCCTCGTCGTCATCCCCGGATATGGCAGCCTATCATATTCCTCGCTTGCTGGGTATTTGCctacatcctcatcgtAGAGATGCACCTCTGCGGCTTCTTCACCGATAACAATCAATGTGGATCGAGGAATTTCCTAAATCTGTTAGGTTTCGCCTTTGGTCAACCGACCTTGGCGCTTTTGACCATGAAGGAAGACAGAGGGATGGCGGTGGCTGGAGCATCGATTTGGATCATTTTGACGGGTGGTTTGACGATGACTCAGAAGAACTCGCCAACCCTGTTTTACAGGAATATCGTCTTTT TTGCTTTGTTCCACGCTTTCCTCATTGGAGCGAGTTTCCtcaaggaaagaag TGACCGACAAATGTTTGCTCTTCGACAACAGCTCAAAATCCAGTACCGAGCAACACAATCTGCTCAGGTCATGGAACGTCGAGCTGCCGATTCCAAAAAACGATTCGTCTCTTACA TCTTCCACGAAGTCCGAGTTCCGCTCAACACCGCTCTCTTGGCCGTCCAAAATCTTCAAGGCGAAAGGGTCTTTGAAAACGTCCAGCAAGATCAGGCTGAGATGGTTGATGGCTTGATTAGCAGTTTGTCGATGATGGAAAAGGTTTTGAATGATGTTTTGAGCTTCAACAGAATGGAAAGTGGAAAG TTTGCTCAAGCGAGAAAACCATTTGACTTTCACAAATCCATTCAGCTGGTTGCACTTTCGCACCGCACCCAGGCTCAGATGGCTGGTATATCTCTCGAGGTAGAGTTGGATTCAGATATTGATAAAATCGGCGGGATCTTCGTTGGTGATGAGATGCGTCTCAGACAAGTGGCTAG TAACCTTGTATCGAACAGTATCAAATTCACTGATCAAGGTTCCGTCCGAATTGTGACCAAGCTTCTCTATCCTCGTTTGGAACCCACTCCCGCGACTGAGCCGGACGATCCTTTGCGTCAAGCTGCTATCAACCTGCAACGGCAGcaggagattgaagaaaGTGAAAAAGCACGTTCCGGAACGCCTACCCGTTCTTTCCCTGCAAACCCCCACTCACTCCCTTCTCATCCGCGATCCCGTCCTGATTCGGCCAAAGGGACGCATGGGCATACTCTTATGGATCTGGAGAAGGGATCAGTGACTAtggagcagaagaggatgagtaGAGAGTCGGGGAGGGataaagagaaggaagaggaaaagaagaaggtgcaGAAGGCTGTGGTCAGGGTGGAGATACATGACACGGGTGTGGGTTTGAAAAAGACTGATGTTATGGA TGGCGATCTCTTTTCACCCTATGTCCAAACCGAAATCGGTCGTCGACAGGGTGGTAAAGGCTCCGGCCTCGGTCTCGCCCTCGTCCGACAAATCGTCAAGCTCTCCGGCGGTCGACTGGGTGTGGAGAGTGAATTCGGCAAGGGAAGTATGTTCTGGTTTGAGTTACCTTACTCTTTGCCTCCTCCGCCCAAGGCGAGGCCGGGAAGTAGCAAAGGTGATAGGATGGGCGGTATCGGTATCGGTGGCGGCGCCCCTGGAGTTTCCCATCCCGTGGCGAGCGGGAGCGGTGGAAAGCCGGCTTTTGGATTAGTTATGCCTTTatcctcctcgtcgaaCTCAACTTTTGTTCCTTTGAGCTTAAATACTGGCATCCCACATGGTCCTAACCTGGGCGTGATGGGCACTGATGCGGCGTCGGCCGGGGAGGGGGTTGGTGGGGATGACGAAAGAGGACCGCCAAAGAGGCCTGGTACGATGGTACGCATCATGTCTGGCGCGACAATGATGAGTTCGACTATGGAGAAGGGAACCAGTCCAACAAGCGCCAACTCTGAACGTCCCGCGATCGGGACGACAGATAGTACAATGCCTCTTTTACCTGTCGAACCAAGAA TGTCTGCAGAGGAAGCCATCACGGCAGGTGGCGTCCCTCAGTcaccttccacctcctcacACTCAACGACACAAGAACCATTCATTGACCCCTTCTCACCTATTAGCTACACAACCCTTCGCGAACGACGTAGTTCCGAATGGAGCGAAGAAATGGGTAGAGCAGCGGCTTCAGTGGAAAAGCTTGAGAGTGAGCGTGCTGTGACTGGTATGGGGCTTGGTATGGGGGTCGGTCAGGCAGCGGAGATCAAGTTGAAGACTAGGGGAATGCAAGAGCAGCCGGAGACGAAGGAGGACCCACCCGCGGAAATGCCATTATCGAGTTTGGTGGTGGACGATGAcaa ACTCACACGTATGCTCATGTCGCGAATGTTGACTCGTTTGGGACATCATGTCACTACAGCCGAAAATGGCAAAATCGCTTCGGAAATGATCAAAGACATGTTTGAGAATAAAGAGGGCGCAATCAAGTTTGATATCGTCTTTTTGGACAA TCAAATGCCTCTCATGTCGGGTGTGGAAGTGGCGAGAGCTGTCCGAGAGATGAATTGCCCAATCTATATCGTCGGATGCACGGGTAACGCTTTGCGCGAGGATCAG GACGAGTATATGGCTGCGGGAGCAGATACTATCCTTACCAAACCTATTCACCAGAAACATCTCATCGAAATGATTCGTGATGCCCGTCGCCGAGTTGCGGGGGAAACGCAACCGAGATATATGGACTACGCCGACGAATCCCCCATGAGCCCCGTGCATATGAGGGATCCTCTCCCAAGAATGTCTTAG